The following proteins are encoded in a genomic region of Oreochromis aureus strain Israel breed Guangdong linkage group 8, ZZ_aureus, whole genome shotgun sequence:
- the g6pc3 gene encoding glucose-6-phosphatase 3 gives MEEIYTQGVWMAESLQQRTKTQEKFWLTVTHMGDPKAAFLLVFPFTYFINRRAGVAVLWAAAISEWLNLVFKWLLFGERPFWWIGESRLFVNKQPKIHQFPSTCETGPGSPSGHAMVTAAVWWVVVSSLGSFLYSRTHSVLLSAAPYMLYVVMLVAVGISRIFILAHFPHQVVAGSITGFILGIVLSRRVPEGRPLLFFFSLSFGLLFGALMLYAGLKQLGIDLSWSIALAKKWCSHAEWIRLDTAPFSSLTRDCGALLGLGLAQYWKPGGWSLPWATRALSLAISSMGLYHVNRLPLPVRPQGLFYSLFFVKFVLVPLIVMVLVPGLVHLLTFKKKKD, from the exons ATGGAGGAGATTTATACCCAAGGCGTCTGGATGGCTGAAAGTCTCCAGCAGAGGACGAAGACTCAGGAGAAATTCTGGCTTACGGTCACTCATATGGGAGATCCTAAAGCAGCCTTTCTGCTCGTCTTTCCTTTCACTTATTTCATCAACAGGAGAGCTGGAGTAGCGGTGCTTTGGGCGGCAGCTATATCGGAGTGGTTAAACTTAGTGTTCAAATG gcTGCTGTTTGGAGAGAGGCCGTTCTGGTGGATCGGTGAATCGCGTCTTTTTGTCAACAAGCAACCGAAAATTCACCAGTTTCCGTCCACCTGCGAAACAGGCCCAG GCAGTCCGTCTGGACATGCGATGGTGACAGCAGCAGTCTGGTGGGTCGTTGTGTCCTCGCTGGGGTCCTTTCTGTACTCCCGTACTCACAG TGTTCTGTTATCAGCTGCTCCCTACATGCTCTATGTGGTGATGCTTGTTGCAGTTGGAATCTCCAGGATCTTCATCCTCGCACACTTTCCTCATCAGGTCGTTGCTGGCTCCATTACAG GTTTCATTCTGGGGATTGTCCTGAGCCGCAGAGTACCAGAAGGTCGCCCCCTGCTGTTCTTCTTTAGTTTAAGCTTTGGGCTTCTGTTTGGAGCTCTGATGCTCTATGCTGGATTAAAGCAGCTGGGAATTGACCTTTCTTG GTCTATTGCTTTGGCCAAGAAATGGTGCAGCCATGCAGAATGGATTCGTTTGGACACAGCCCCATTCTCCTCTCTCACTCGAGACTGTGGGGCCCTGTTGGGTTTGGGGCTGGCACAGTACTGGAAGCCTGGTGGATGGTCTTTACCTTGGGCTACCAGAGCTTTGTCTCTGGCTATATCATCCATGGGTCTTTACCACGTGAATCGTCTACCGCTCCCTGTCCGACCACAGGGCCTTTTCTACAGCCTGTTCTTTGTCAAATTCGTCCTAGTGCCTCTGATCGTTATGGTACTTGTGCCTGGGCTGGTACACCTATTAacattcaaaaaaaagaaagactag
- the lsm12b gene encoding protein LSM12 homolog A isoform X1 codes for MAAPGPGEYFSVGSHVACVTCLGQRLQGEVVAFDYQSKMLTLKCASSSGKPNLNDVILINLAYVSDVDIINDRTETPPPLASLNVSKLANRARTEKEDKLSQAYAISAGVSVEGQQLFQTIHKTIKDCKWQEKNIIVMDDVIISPPYQVENCKGKEGSALSHVRKIVEKHFRDVESQKSMQRSQAQQTQKDSTLSS; via the exons ATGGCGGCTCCTGGACCCGGGGAGTATTTTAGCGTCGGGAGCCATGTCGCATGCGTCACATGCTTGGGCCAACGTCTCCAAGGAGAAGTGGTCGCGTTTGACTACCAGTCCAAGATGTTAACTCTGA AATGTGCTTCCTCCAGTGGTAAGCCAAACCTCAACGACGTCATCCTGATCAACTTAGCCTATGTTTCTGATGTGGACATTATAAATGACCGCACCGAGACTCCACCCCCTCTAGCATCACTGAATGTTAGCAAG CTTGCCAATCGAGCACGGACAGAAAAAGAGGACAAGCTGTCCCAAGCCTATGCAATCAGTGCTGGGGTTTCTGTGGAGGGCCAACAGCTATTCCAGACTATTCACAAAAC cATCAAAGACTGTAAATGGCAGGAGAAGAACATTATTGTGATGGACGACGTCATAATCTCACCGCCTTACCAGGTTGAGAACTGCAAAGGCAAAGAGGGAAGCGCTTTAAGTCATGTACGCAAAATA GTTGAGAAACATTTTAGAGACGTGGAAAGTCAGAAGTCCATGCAACGTTCACAAGCACAGCAAACACAGAAGGACTCCACTTTATCTTCTTGA
- the lsm12b gene encoding protein LSM12 homolog A isoform X2, whose protein sequence is MDHYLATNPLVCLDLSAFKECASSSGKPNLNDVILINLAYVSDVDIINDRTETPPPLASLNVSKLANRARTEKEDKLSQAYAISAGVSVEGQQLFQTIHKTIKDCKWQEKNIIVMDDVIISPPYQVENCKGKEGSALSHVRKIVEKHFRDVESQKSMQRSQAQQTQKDSTLSS, encoded by the exons ATGGATCATTATCTGGCAACGAATCCTC TTGTTTGCCTTGACCTAAGTGCCTTCAAAGAATGTGCTTCCTCCAGTGGTAAGCCAAACCTCAACGACGTCATCCTGATCAACTTAGCCTATGTTTCTGATGTGGACATTATAAATGACCGCACCGAGACTCCACCCCCTCTAGCATCACTGAATGTTAGCAAG CTTGCCAATCGAGCACGGACAGAAAAAGAGGACAAGCTGTCCCAAGCCTATGCAATCAGTGCTGGGGTTTCTGTGGAGGGCCAACAGCTATTCCAGACTATTCACAAAAC cATCAAAGACTGTAAATGGCAGGAGAAGAACATTATTGTGATGGACGACGTCATAATCTCACCGCCTTACCAGGTTGAGAACTGCAAAGGCAAAGAGGGAAGCGCTTTAAGTCATGTACGCAAAATA GTTGAGAAACATTTTAGAGACGTGGAAAGTCAGAAGTCCATGCAACGTTCACAAGCACAGCAAACACAGAAGGACTCCACTTTATCTTCTTGA
- the LOC116336321 gene encoding leucine-rich repeat-containing protein 17, giving the protein MPGFGCNMLAAMFLLPLLLNAVLGFKLCPSTCLCYESSDLVDCRSRGLTRVPSSISHGTWLLDLSGNKVTEVHTRSFVGLWSLKILLMSNNSIHILHPQSLSSLQFLEKLDLSFNRLRWLPQDFSQGLYSLQELRLSHNLLQHLDSKSLEDCGNLKKLDLSYNHIRGLDIKALSSLSRLSFLNLERNRLNILKDGQLNRQQTLEVLLLNYNNISKIEAESLAPLRRLSLLGLRGNQLEHIRFKTFLKLQTTSTYLQMSLNPWICDCELQRIFGKINHVRHLHVEDYKDIICHAPAQLAGSVLASMDSQLCIAETASVLVITITVMLAVIGALVKAERNRKNKQASSEAESQGQEK; this is encoded by the exons ATGCCTGGCTTTGGCTGCAATATGCTGGCCGCGATGTTCCTGCTCCCTCTCCTCCTGAACGCTGTGCTGGGCTTTAAACTGTGCCCCAGCACCTGCTTGTGCTATGAATCTTCAGACCTGGTGGACTGCAGGTCTCGTGGGTTGACCCGGGTCCCATCCAGCATCTCCCACGGCACCTGGCTGCTGGATCTAAGTGGGAACAAGGTGACAGAGGTGCACACCAGGTCTTTCGTAGGACTGTGGTCACTCAAGATCCTCCTCATgtccaacaacagcatccataTTCTGCACCCACAG TCTCTGTCATCCCTGCAGTTTCTGGAGAAGTTGGATTTGAGTTTTAACCGGCTGCGGTGGCTCCCTCAGGACTTCTCTCAGGGCCTATACTCCCTCCAGGAGCTCCGGCTGAGCCACAACCTGCTGCAGCACTTAGACTCCAAATCACTGGAAGACTGTGGCAACTTGAAGAAACTGGACCTTAGTTACAACCACATCCGAGGCCTGGACATCAAGGCGTTGAGCAGCCTGTCTCGACTGAGCTTTCTCAACTTGGAGAGAAACAGGCTGAACATTCTTAAAGATGGCCAGTTGAACAGGCAGCAAACCTTGGAGGTCCTGCTGCTCAACTACAACAACATCTCAAAGATTGAGGCCGAATCTCTGGCTCCCTTGCGAAGGCTGTCTCTGCTAGGCCTCAGGGGAAACCAGCTAGAGCACATCAGGTTCAAGACCTTCCTGAAGCTCCAGACAACCAGCACCTACCTTCAGATGTCCCTCAACCCCTGGATCTGTGACTGTGAGCTGCAGCGCATCTTTGGCAAGATCAACCACGTGCGACATCTGCACGTAGAGGACTACAAGGACATCATCTGTCATGCTCCCGCTCAGCTAGCCGGAAGCGTCCTGGCTTCAATGGACAGCCAGCTGTGTATAGCTGAGACTGCCTCAGTGCTCGTCATCACCATCACCGTGATGCTCGCTGTGATTGGTGCTCTGGTAAAAGCGGAGCGCAACCGAAAGAACAAACAAGCATCAAGTGAAGCAGAGTCCCAGGGACAAGAAAAGTGA
- the tmem101 gene encoding transmembrane protein 101, which translates to MAGPSRKQMLRFLSQVGAFILTRFGFWNCFSMLMLFAERADSKRKPDIHIPYLYVDMGAAVICASFMSFGVKRRWFALAAAVQLAISTYASYVGEQVYYGEWLKVRMYSRALAIIGGFLILASGAGEVYRQKPRSRSMQSTGQVFLGVYLICMVYSLQHSKEDRQVYLNHIVGGEVTLMLLEVVFGVLALAFLSGCYIRLAAQILATILPLIILLIDGNIGYWHHTRKVEFWNQMKLIGHNVGIFAAVLILATDG; encoded by the exons ATGGCGGGTCCCAGTAGGAAGCAGATGTTGAGGTTTCTAAGCCAAGTGGGGGCGTTTATTTTGACCCGGTTTGGATTTTGGAACTGCTTCAGCATGCTGATGCTCTTTGCTGAACGAGCGGACTCGAAAAG GAAGCCAGATATCCACATACCGTACCTGTATGTGGACATGGGCGCTGCGGTGATCTGTGCCAGCTTCATGTCATTTGGGGTGAAGAGACGGTGGTTTGCTTTGGCTGCTGCCGTACAGCTTGCCATCAGTACTTATGCATCATACGTTGGAGAGCAGGTGTATTATGGGGAATGGCTTAAG GTGCGAATGTATTCCAGAGCGCTGGCCATTATTGGAGGCTTTCTGATTCTGGCCAGCGGCGCAGGGGAGGTATACAGACAGAAGCCTCGCAGTAGATCCATGCAGTCTACTGGACAAGTTTTTCTGGGAGTCTATCTCATTTGCATG GTTTACTCCCTCCAGCACAGCAAAGAGGACAGGCAGGTCTATCTGAACCACATCGTTGGGGGAGAGGTCACTCTGATGCTGCTGGAGGTGGTGTTCGGCGTCCTGGCTCTGGCCTTCCTCTCCGGCTGCTACATCCGCCTGGCCGCTCAGATCCTGGCCACCATCCTTCCTCTTATTATCTTGCTCATCGATGGTAACATTGGTTACTGGCACCACACTCGTAAGGTGGAGTTCTGGAACCAGATGAAGCTGATAGGTCATAATGTGGGCATCTTCGCCGCTGTACTGATCCTAGCCACTGATGGCTGA
- the gngt2b gene encoding guanine nucleotide-binding protein G(I)/G(S)/G(O) subunit gamma-T2b, whose translation MARDMSDKEILKMELEQLKKEVSTPRTPVNANCADTIAFVEGLAPNDPLIKGVPDDKNPYKGDKGGCIIT comes from the exons ATGGCTCGGGATATGTCAGATAAGGAAATCTTGAAAATGGAGCTAGAACAGTTGAAGAAGGAAGTTAGCACACCTAGGACACCA GTGAATGCAAACTGTGCAGACACAATTGCTTTTGTGGAGGGACTGGCCCCGAATGATCCGCTGATTAAGGGTGTTCCCGATGACAAGAACCCTTACAAGGGAGACAAGGGCGGCTGCATAATAACATAG